In a genomic window of Peptoclostridium acidaminophilum DSM 3953:
- a CDS encoding HD domain-containing protein encodes MYDNSHLDHIKKFRKSMGYDLYREADKLIKPEYFRKPGGVHGTLHAKRVLLLAMLMSEADNLPKYERNILAICSAYHDIGREHDGHCTVHGIYSFNKAKKLGLLNDLNSYELRLVRYIIEGHCIDDKKAKSGFSDDESALRLYDYFCDCDSLDRVRLGTLYRLDESYLRTNTSKSLVGVAYGIYKDWDKVYAELI; translated from the coding sequence GTGTACGATAATTCACACCTAGACCACATAAAAAAATTCAGAAAAAGCATGGGATATGACTTGTATCGCGAGGCTGACAAACTTATAAAGCCTGAGTATTTTAGAAAACCAGGCGGAGTACATGGTACGCTGCATGCTAAGAGAGTTTTGCTGCTGGCTATGCTTATGTCTGAAGCCGACAACCTTCCTAAGTACGAAAGGAATATTCTTGCAATTTGCAGCGCATACCATGACATTGGCCGGGAGCATGACGGACACTGTACCGTGCACGGGATATACAGCTTTAATAAAGCGAAAAAACTCGGTTTGCTTAACGATTTGAATAGCTATGAACTGCGCCTGGTTAGATACATAATAGAAGGGCACTGTATCGATGACAAAAAAGCGAAAAGTGGATTTTCAGATGATGAATCAGCACTCAGACTTTATGATTACTTCTGCGACTGCGACAGTCTAGACCGAGTGAGACTCGGCACGCTGTATAGGCTTGACGAGTCGTATTTGAGAACCAATACAAGCAAATCGCTAGTTGGAGTTGCTTACGGTATATACAAGGATTGGGATAAAGTATATGCCGAACTAATATAA
- a CDS encoding MarR family winged helix-turn-helix transcriptional regulator: MDLFGHKINQLARHFTKKLNEKISPLGLYSSQWAIILYLHEKTQCTQVELSHYLCVEAPTITRTLTRMEELGWVSRCEGNDKRERIIRLTEKAYDMFPKCYEDGESVEREAIKGISKEELEAFNKTIRKLMNNFR, translated from the coding sequence ATGGATTTATTTGGTCATAAAATAAATCAGCTTGCAAGGCACTTTACTAAAAAACTAAATGAGAAGATTTCTCCACTTGGCTTATATTCTTCGCAATGGGCTATAATTTTATATCTCCACGAAAAAACGCAATGTACACAAGTTGAATTAAGCCATTATCTTTGTGTGGAAGCTCCGACTATAACGAGGACTCTAACACGAATGGAGGAATTGGGATGGGTCAGCCGTTGCGAGGGAAATGATAAACGTGAAAGGATTATAAGGCTGACGGAGAAAGCCTATGACATGTTTCCCAAATGCTATGAAGACGGAGAAAGCGTAGAGCGGGAAGCTATTAAGGGTATCAGCAAGGAAGAGCTAGAGGCATTTAATAAGACGATTAGAAAATTGATGAATAATTTTAGGTAA
- a CDS encoding ABC transporter permease yields the protein MNKELIKIVFLPLFIILILFPVLALVFNLTAEGISATMADPFFWNCVKNTLIAAFLASVLAMAVAVGFAYYHLFHRDSIVYKVASLFNDLPIALPHTVAGLALLLAFGRKTCGFLGETGAAFTLFAVILAMFFVSYSLAARTLVSGVDQMEPEVIDVARTLGDNPSRVYFRVVLPLMGEALFSGFVLGFSRSLSEFAAVIMFGGNMPGRTQVLASYVFTKVEVGDLDMAVTAAVFCVVLSLSIVSILSIRGRRYAAS from the coding sequence ATGAATAAAGAATTAATAAAAATTGTTTTTCTTCCATTGTTTATAATATTAATACTTTTTCCCGTTCTGGCACTGGTTTTTAACTTAACGGCTGAAGGGATTTCAGCTACCATGGCAGACCCTTTTTTCTGGAACTGTGTTAAAAACACGCTAATAGCAGCGTTTTTAGCTTCTGTTCTGGCTATGGCTGTAGCGGTAGGTTTTGCCTATTATCATTTGTTTCATCGTGATTCTATAGTATATAAAGTTGCAAGTTTATTCAATGACTTACCTATTGCACTTCCTCACACTGTAGCAGGATTGGCCTTGCTTTTAGCTTTTGGAAGAAAAACCTGTGGGTTTTTAGGAGAAACTGGTGCGGCCTTCACACTGTTTGCTGTCATTTTGGCTATGTTTTTTGTCTCCTACTCTTTAGCAGCACGTACGCTCGTTTCAGGTGTTGATCAAATGGAGCCGGAAGTAATTGATGTAGCTAGAACGCTGGGGGATAATCCAAGCCGGGTTTATTTTCGAGTGGTTCTTCCGCTGATGGGTGAAGCTTTGTTTTCTGGTTTTGTACTGGGTTTTTCGCGATCTCTGAGCGAATTTGCAGCGGTTATTATGTTTGGCGGTAATATGCCAGGAAGAACGCAGGTTCTAGCCTCCTATGTCTTCACCAAAGTGGAGGTTGGTGATCTGGATATGGCTGTAACGGCTGCAGTATTCTGTGTTGTCCTTTCCTTATCAATTGTTTCGATATTAAGTATTAGGGGGCGTCGCTATGCTGCAAGCTAA
- a CDS encoding YccS family putative transporter, translated as MKKEKNNSANYKIDMKLMIKQLFELRKGPTPWGKAFCAGLCAGLPVLLGILMDNFELGLLGGVGGFTYLYVFNETYASRIKKIFLVALTISFLVGLGTIVAPYPWLVILIIGLIGFAGTFIFGVFKVPGPAAIFFILSFAITTSMPINPTQAPLRFIVVLSSGLFAWALSMAGWFKNPHRAEIKAVEDIYLSLGAFCEAIGSKDMNNKRQLALEALRRGEETLSSGVKLKRNKMQFDRLVLLNQYANDLFLELIEVSFYRSGKVPQEIIHRIGELNKFISCKNGKEDKIDIKRLFEEPASEYSRLMDGIYAIEGLINMPLEDIEAEVAKSVRPSRRMRLVKAMDRDSIVSLSIIMCMIP; from the coding sequence TTGAAAAAAGAAAAGAATAATTCTGCAAATTACAAAATAGATATGAAGCTTATGATAAAGCAGTTGTTTGAACTAAGAAAAGGTCCTACACCATGGGGAAAGGCCTTCTGCGCCGGTTTGTGCGCAGGACTCCCTGTGCTGCTCGGCATTTTGATGGATAATTTTGAACTAGGATTGCTTGGTGGAGTAGGCGGGTTTACGTATCTGTATGTTTTCAATGAAACATATGCATCCAGGATAAAAAAAATATTTTTGGTTGCTCTTACCATTAGCTTCCTTGTAGGGCTGGGAACTATTGTGGCGCCATATCCTTGGCTGGTAATTTTAATTATAGGGCTCATTGGCTTTGCGGGTACATTTATATTTGGGGTATTTAAAGTGCCAGGGCCCGCGGCTATATTTTTCATACTGAGCTTTGCAATAACAACAAGCATGCCAATCAACCCAACACAGGCGCCATTGCGTTTTATTGTGGTATTATCAAGCGGATTGTTTGCGTGGGCTCTTAGCATGGCGGGTTGGTTTAAAAATCCCCACAGGGCCGAGATAAAGGCTGTCGAAGACATATATTTATCATTGGGAGCATTTTGCGAGGCTATTGGCTCAAAAGACATGAATAATAAAAGACAGCTGGCGCTTGAAGCTTTAAGGAGGGGAGAGGAAACTCTTTCTTCAGGAGTCAAATTAAAAAGGAATAAGATGCAATTCGACAGACTTGTGCTTTTAAATCAATATGCTAACGATCTGTTTCTTGAACTTATTGAAGTATCCTTTTATAGATCAGGCAAGGTTCCCCAGGAAATCATACATAGGATAGGAGAATTGAATAAATTTATAAGCTGTAAAAATGGAAAAGAAGATAAAATAGACATTAAGAGACTCTTTGAAGAGCCGGCAAGTGAATACAGCAGATTGATGGATGGTATTTATGCTATTGAAGGGCTTATTAATATGCCATTGGAGGATATTGAAGCTGAAGTCGCCAAATCAGTAAGGCCCTCGCGGAGAATGAGGCTTGTAAAGGCGATGGACAGGGACTCTATAGTGAGTCTGTCAATAATTATGTGTATGATTCCTTAA
- a CDS encoding molybdenum cofactor biosynthesis protein MoaE — translation MINEKMKKVSPSIDEWLKEAKADPRALQEGMFLVHNGVVRQTPKAMVRQGIDDGSLVKGMEFAYDSVRVDEAIAETYKRDGIFYVKVWLNEGQLEVGDDIMYVLIGGDIRPHVVDALQFLVEKIKTECVTEIEQKL, via the coding sequence ATGATTAACGAAAAAATGAAAAAAGTATCACCATCCATAGACGAATGGCTCAAAGAAGCAAAAGCGGATCCAAGGGCCTTACAGGAAGGGATGTTTTTAGTTCATAATGGCGTTGTCCGCCAGACGCCCAAAGCCATGGTCCGACAAGGAATCGATGACGGTTCGTTGGTAAAAGGAATGGAATTTGCTTATGATTCAGTGAGAGTGGACGAGGCGATTGCGGAAACTTATAAAAGGGACGGGATATTCTATGTTAAGGTCTGGCTTAATGAAGGCCAGCTTGAAGTGGGTGATGACATAATGTATGTACTGATTGGCGGCGATATAAGACCTCATGTTGTGGATGCGCTGCAATTCCTGGTGGAAAAAATCAAAACCGAATGTGTTACGGAAATAGAGCAAAAACTATAA
- a CDS encoding ABC transporter permease, whose translation MLKDTMEEIAALAESFPKIVLVLFGMNGARVDTALGAYQSMVFWSNLLAFFFAGFLGVYSVAREEKFGTSEFLFSKPYKRSTVVWAKIWASVTNLSIFALSSGIMSYLFIILPLGDMSIVGTHILTTAGMFITQIVLFAIGLFISGFAKDYKTASLFTMLTVIVFYMINFVLDYTGTMDHLNFLTPVRYFDVVSVSKNGLNFFYILLSCMIFLLSCSIASRLYTRKDFHSSLKLEYCNVASTQKYITHKVYDSHWLTKQSKCHYNKIYSNYQ comes from the coding sequence ATGCTGAAAGATACGATGGAGGAAATCGCAGCGCTGGCGGAAAGCTTCCCCAAAATAGTATTGGTTTTATTCGGAATGAATGGGGCCAGAGTCGACACCGCGCTAGGTGCTTACCAATCAATGGTCTTTTGGAGCAATCTGCTGGCCTTTTTCTTCGCAGGTTTTTTAGGGGTATACTCTGTTGCCAGAGAAGAAAAGTTTGGGACAAGTGAGTTTTTGTTTTCAAAGCCTTATAAGCGTTCAACCGTTGTTTGGGCAAAAATATGGGCGTCAGTAACAAATCTTTCTATATTTGCTCTCTCCTCTGGAATAATGTCCTATTTGTTCATAATCCTTCCGCTGGGAGATATGAGCATCGTCGGCACACACATTCTCACAACTGCCGGTATGTTTATCACTCAGATTGTACTGTTCGCCATAGGTCTTTTTATTTCAGGCTTTGCCAAAGACTATAAAACCGCAAGCCTTTTCACAATGCTTACGGTTATAGTCTTTTATATGATTAATTTCGTGCTTGATTATACCGGAACAATGGATCATCTGAATTTCCTAACGCCGGTGAGATATTTCGATGTGGTATCTGTTTCGAAAAATGGGTTAAACTTTTTTTACATCTTGCTTTCATGCATGATTTTTTTACTTAGCTGTTCAATTGCGAGCAGACTTTACACAAGAAAAGATTTTCACTCTTCATTAAAATTAGAGTATTGCAACGTGGCTAGTACGCAGAAATATATTACACATAAAGTTTATGACAGTCATTGGCTAACTAAACAGTCCAAATGCCATTACAACAAGATATATTCCAATTACCAATGA
- a CDS encoding IS256 family transposase → MGILSKDQIRQMIKHYGIKDAKDIHEALKDMFSETIQEMLEAELDEHLGYSKYDYKNKETTNSRNGKRSKKILSDLGEFEIEVPRDRDGDFEPVVVKNHQRSVSGIEDQVIGMYAKGMTTRDIAAQLEKIYGIDASPTLISKITDKILPLAQEWQNRPLEPIYPIIFMDAIHYKVRQDGKVICKAAYAVIGVNIEGKKDVLGLWIGENETAKYWLQVLNDLKNRGVKDILIASIDGLNGFSDAIRAVFPNTDIQRCIVHQIRNSLSYVSYKDRKAFAKELKEVYSAINEQTALIELEKLEEKWGEKYYISLKSWRNNWDELSAYFKYPDEIRKIIYTTNSMESYNRQLRKVTKSKSIFPSDDSLFKSLYLATADITQKWCTKLRDWHLILAQLSIYFEDRINPYL, encoded by the coding sequence ATGGGGATTTTAAGTAAAGATCAAATAAGACAAATGATAAAGCATTACGGAATCAAGGATGCAAAGGACATCCATGAGGCTCTTAAGGACATGTTTTCAGAAACAATCCAGGAGATGCTTGAGGCTGAACTTGATGAGCACCTTGGATATTCAAAATATGACTATAAAAACAAGGAAACGACTAATAGCCGAAACGGCAAAAGAAGCAAGAAGATACTATCAGACCTTGGGGAGTTTGAAATCGAGGTGCCAAGAGATAGGGACGGTGATTTTGAGCCTGTGGTTGTAAAAAATCATCAAAGAAGCGTATCAGGAATAGAAGACCAAGTAATAGGAATGTATGCAAAGGGCATGACAACAAGAGACATAGCAGCTCAGCTAGAAAAGATATACGGGATAGATGCTTCTCCCACACTAATATCAAAGATAACAGATAAGATCCTTCCACTTGCTCAAGAATGGCAAAATCGGCCGCTAGAGCCGATTTATCCGATTATATTTATGGACGCGATACACTATAAAGTCAGGCAGGATGGCAAGGTTATCTGCAAGGCCGCATACGCAGTAATAGGAGTCAACATCGAGGGCAAAAAGGATGTACTTGGCCTTTGGATAGGGGAAAACGAGACAGCCAAGTACTGGCTGCAGGTTCTAAACGACTTGAAAAACAGGGGCGTAAAAGACATCCTTATAGCATCAATAGATGGGCTAAACGGCTTCTCTGATGCGATAAGAGCGGTTTTTCCAAACACGGACATACAAAGATGCATAGTCCATCAGATAAGAAACTCGCTAAGCTATGTATCATACAAGGACAGAAAAGCCTTCGCAAAAGAGCTCAAGGAAGTGTACTCGGCCATAAACGAGCAAACAGCCCTAATAGAGCTTGAAAAGCTCGAAGAAAAATGGGGTGAAAAATACTATATAAGCCTAAAATCATGGAGAAACAACTGGGATGAGCTTTCGGCTTATTTCAAGTATCCTGATGAAATCAGAAAAATAATCTACACGACAAACTCCATGGAGAGCTACAACAGGCAGCTTAGAAAAGTGACCAAAAGCAAGAGTATATTCCCAAGCGATGATTCTCTATTCAAGAGCCTGTACCTTGCAACGGCTGATATCACCCAGAAATGGTGTACAAAACTGCGAGACTGGCACCTGATTCTGGCCCAGTTAAGCATATATTTTGAAGACAGGATTAACCCGTATTTGTAA
- a CDS encoding ABC transporter ATP-binding protein, giving the protein MLQAKEINKKFRHQNVLQQASLEINSEIKALIGINGSGKSTFLKIIAGIITADSGKVFLNGCDVTSMPPERRNVGYVPQRPALFQHMTVKENILYGMHNGKGSIETYERVIDLLDLQAVLDKHPMELSGGYQTRTSLARALVPQPQILLMDEPLTGIDVVLKERILPNFRKALKELQVPVLYVTHDPKEAELLADNYAIMHNGQVRQVDTAAEAFELIHFSILKEQE; this is encoded by the coding sequence ATGCTGCAAGCTAAAGAAATCAACAAGAAATTCAGACATCAAAATGTTCTGCAACAGGCTAGCCTGGAGATCAATTCAGAAATCAAAGCGCTTATAGGGATAAACGGTAGTGGCAAGTCCACATTCCTGAAAATAATAGCTGGGATCATAACTGCTGACAGCGGAAAAGTGTTCTTAAATGGATGCGATGTTACTTCCATGCCTCCCGAACGGCGAAATGTTGGTTATGTCCCTCAACGGCCGGCTCTTTTTCAGCATATGACTGTTAAGGAAAATATTCTCTATGGAATGCACAATGGCAAGGGGTCAATTGAAACTTATGAAAGAGTAATTGATTTGCTCGATTTGCAAGCTGTTTTGGATAAACATCCAATGGAGTTGAGCGGCGGCTATCAAACAAGGACATCGTTGGCCCGAGCCCTTGTTCCTCAACCGCAAATATTGCTCATGGACGAACCATTAACTGGTATAGATGTTGTTTTGAAAGAAAGAATTCTACCTAATTTTCGTAAAGCGCTTAAAGAATTACAGGTTCCGGTGCTCTATGTTACTCACGATCCCAAAGAAGCTGAATTGCTTGCTGATAATTATGCCATTATGCATAACGGACAGGTTCGTCAGGTAGATACCGCAGCTGAAGCGTTTGAACTAATTCATTTTAGCATTCTTAAGGAACAGGAATAA
- a CDS encoding stalk domain-containing protein: MKKVFITGVLATAIIGASFTFAQTSFQNIDVAFNAASIEVDGQKLDADVITYNGKTYAPVKDISQAFGKQVEWDEQTSTVIIKSSPFSFAGMFDDVSDLVQTMLGVVVGGIITYMVIIKKAIKKLKS, from the coding sequence ATGAAAAAAGTCTTTATAACGGGAGTTCTGGCAACTGCAATAATAGGGGCTTCCTTTACGTTTGCCCAGACAAGCTTTCAAAACATAGATGTTGCATTCAACGCGGCGAGCATAGAGGTTGACGGACAAAAGCTTGACGCTGATGTAATAACATACAACGGTAAAACTTACGCTCCTGTAAAGGATATTTCGCAGGCGTTTGGAAAGCAGGTAGAATGGGATGAACAGACAAGCACGGTCATAATAAAAAGCAGTCCTTTTTCGTTTGCCGGAATGTTTGACGATGTTTCGGATTTGGTGCAGACAATGCTGGGAGTAGTAGTGGGTGGTATAATAACTTATATGGTAATAATAAAGAAAGCCATTAAAAAATTAAAATCATAA
- a CDS encoding M20 metallopeptidase family protein, whose protein sequence is MNMFMKRANELKEEIIAIRRDLHSMPEIMNDLPKTTAYVKAKLLEMGIEAQEIISSGLVALLGGKKPGKTILIRADMDGLNMTEDSGLEFASTTPYAHTCGHDLHAAMLLGAAKMLKEREDEIEGTIKLMFQPGEEYFIGAKAMIDAGVLENPKVDAAIGMHTMLNAPVGTIGYQHGYTLSSVDGFKITIKGKGCHGAMPEKGVDPINVGVHVYLGLQELIAREVSGFETAIITLGQFSAGAAPNIIPDTCVLQGTMRTYSKEVREYLFNRMQEIIDLTCKKYRASFEYEVLSNVPSLYTDPELLDEMLGYVKEMDADFTLLKDQRATPTDDIAFISELVPTAHFQFNCKMQDERGAFPHHHPKVVFDEDVLPIGAAVNAQCAFNWLKNNK, encoded by the coding sequence ATGAATATGTTTATGAAGAGAGCAAACGAGCTCAAGGAAGAGATTATTGCTATTAGAAGAGATCTTCATTCCATGCCGGAAATAATGAATGATCTTCCTAAGACTACAGCATATGTTAAGGCGAAGCTTCTGGAAATGGGCATCGAAGCACAGGAAATCATCAGTTCGGGACTTGTGGCTCTTTTAGGAGGTAAAAAGCCTGGAAAGACTATACTTATTCGTGCAGATATGGATGGCTTGAACATGACTGAGGACAGCGGACTCGAATTTGCTTCCACTACTCCATATGCTCACACCTGCGGACATGACCTCCATGCAGCCATGCTCCTTGGAGCAGCAAAAATGCTTAAAGAGCGCGAGGATGAGATAGAAGGTACAATCAAGCTTATGTTCCAGCCAGGGGAAGAGTACTTCATAGGCGCAAAGGCTATGATAGATGCAGGTGTGCTTGAAAATCCAAAGGTTGATGCTGCAATAGGAATGCACACCATGTTAAATGCTCCGGTTGGCACAATAGGATATCAGCATGGATATACTTTATCATCTGTTGATGGTTTTAAAATTACAATAAAGGGAAAAGGATGCCATGGTGCTATGCCTGAGAAGGGCGTGGATCCAATTAATGTTGGAGTTCATGTTTACCTTGGTCTTCAGGAGCTTATTGCAAGGGAAGTTTCGGGATTTGAAACTGCAATAATAACTCTTGGACAGTTTTCAGCAGGTGCGGCTCCTAATATTATTCCGGATACTTGCGTTCTTCAGGGAACAATGAGAACATACAGCAAAGAAGTTCGCGAATACCTGTTTAATAGAATGCAGGAAATAATTGACCTTACTTGCAAGAAATACAGAGCAAGCTTTGAGTATGAGGTGTTGTCAAACGTTCCATCACTTTATACAGATCCTGAGTTACTTGATGAAATGCTTGGTTATGTTAAGGAGATGGATGCAGACTTTACTCTACTGAAGGATCAAAGAGCTACTCCAACAGACGATATTGCATTCATATCAGAACTAGTTCCTACGGCTCACTTCCAATTCAATTGTAAGATGCAGGACGAAAGAGGGGCATTCCCTCATCACCATCCAAAGGTAGTATTTGATGAAGACGTACTCCCAATAGGCGCTGCAGTTAACGCTCAGTGTGCTTTCAATTGGTTAAAAAATAATAAGTAA
- a CDS encoding PEP/pyruvate-binding domain-containing protein, which translates to MIVGLEDSEKNTLERVGSKALNLSKMKREGFMVPDGFTISSEAYKSYLDRNNLNSQIKAILDSESTDKSKSEQIKALFDVAKLPEEIKEKIMSALRSLGVQQVAVRSSSNAEDLPDMSFAGQYSSYLNVTKDNLLKKVIACWQSLWNERAMTYRKQFGLEEDLTHAVIVQEMVNSEVAGVLFTANPTNGIRSQYIINVSYGLGEAVVSGAVNPDQYIYSIEEQNLISSTIGTKEILYAYGNAGIEAHPVDSKRNMESSLSIEDIQRLVEVAQGIHAYFGKPQDIEFAINKGGEIFVLQSRDITALFPIDQFKQDGKLRAYMAASSVLLGMKEAFTPLGADIYGGMFPTVLEVMTATKKKIPGDFVTYTGARIFLDISYMLSNRFVGKSFGNAFSGSDLPLKRTMDQLLADHGKTFRHQGIRFKIPFGIFRYGLSMIGSMKGIKKLSAEEKYEAVRRLGEEFHREIVMQSMEKKILREILDYCDEIMMKAFILSQKQALYCVEAKNYAKIERKVKALFGNRFNLDILTYALPDCVTMELNLELNRLAKHFTEKDMPVDVNDERMKTMLRKFGHRGNLELDLGTERWRENPKFLIDRVKQYMKDRAYEKNISEITSKAKEADELIEEIYEAAKAKRGKRYAVRLKKMMQTYRTAAGMREYPKFNIVQGLDVARQMLLEVGVHMKNEGVLENENDIFYLHRDEILNACERKAQLDVKALINSAKDNYEKEMKRNCIPRFVLNTGETYYSGKVLSDKGNVLQGIPLSSGVYEGRIRIVTDPNDSNLLEGEVMVAESTNPAWTPLFMTAKALIMEYGGPLSHGGIVAREYGIPAVVGISMQNKLLRNGQLVRVNGNTGHVEILE; encoded by the coding sequence ATGATTGTTGGGCTTGAAGATTCGGAGAAGAATACACTTGAGCGTGTCGGGAGCAAAGCACTAAACCTGTCTAAAATGAAAAGGGAAGGCTTTATGGTGCCGGATGGCTTTACAATATCATCAGAGGCTTATAAATCATATCTGGATAGAAACAATCTGAATTCTCAGATCAAGGCAATTCTGGATTCGGAGTCCACAGACAAATCAAAGTCAGAGCAGATCAAAGCATTATTTGATGTAGCTAAGCTGCCCGAAGAGATTAAAGAGAAAATAATGAGTGCGCTACGCAGCCTGGGCGTGCAGCAGGTTGCTGTTCGAAGCAGCTCCAACGCTGAAGACCTGCCGGATATGAGTTTTGCAGGGCAATACAGCAGCTACCTGAATGTTACAAAAGATAATCTGCTCAAAAAAGTAATCGCATGTTGGCAGTCGCTTTGGAATGAGCGTGCCATGACTTACAGGAAGCAGTTTGGACTTGAAGAAGATTTAACGCACGCCGTAATTGTTCAGGAAATGGTTAATTCGGAGGTTGCCGGTGTTTTGTTCACAGCCAATCCGACAAATGGCATCCGAAGTCAGTACATAATAAATGTTTCTTATGGTCTGGGTGAGGCGGTTGTCTCGGGGGCTGTGAATCCAGATCAATACATTTACTCGATAGAGGAGCAAAATCTGATCAGTTCAACTATTGGAACCAAGGAGATATTATATGCATATGGCAATGCCGGAATAGAGGCGCACCCGGTTGATTCGAAACGTAATATGGAGTCATCTCTTTCGATTGAGGACATACAGCGTCTCGTTGAAGTTGCTCAAGGGATCCATGCTTATTTTGGAAAACCACAGGATATAGAATTTGCTATAAACAAAGGTGGCGAAATTTTTGTGCTTCAGTCGCGGGATATCACAGCACTTTTTCCAATAGATCAATTTAAGCAGGATGGCAAGCTGAGGGCTTATATGGCAGCAAGTTCAGTTTTGCTAGGGATGAAGGAGGCGTTCACGCCTCTTGGTGCCGATATTTATGGGGGAATGTTTCCGACGGTTCTGGAGGTAATGACTGCAACAAAGAAAAAGATACCCGGAGATTTCGTGACATATACAGGAGCACGTATATTTCTGGATATTTCATATATGCTGTCAAACAGATTTGTTGGGAAAAGCTTCGGGAATGCGTTCTCGGGATCAGATCTGCCTCTAAAACGGACAATGGACCAACTTTTGGCTGACCACGGAAAGACGTTCAGGCATCAAGGCATTCGATTTAAAATTCCATTTGGTATTTTCAGGTATGGCCTGTCTATGATAGGCAGTATGAAGGGTATAAAGAAACTGTCAGCAGAAGAAAAATATGAAGCTGTCAGAAGACTTGGCGAAGAATTTCATCGGGAGATTGTGATGCAATCGATGGAAAAGAAAATACTCCGTGAAATACTTGATTATTGCGATGAAATTATGATGAAAGCATTCATATTGTCGCAAAAGCAGGCTCTTTACTGTGTTGAGGCGAAGAATTATGCTAAAATTGAGAGGAAGGTAAAAGCCTTGTTTGGCAATCGATTTAACCTTGATATTTTGACATATGCTTTGCCTGATTGTGTGACAATGGAGCTGAACTTAGAACTCAATAGGCTGGCAAAGCACTTTACGGAAAAGGATATGCCGGTGGATGTTAATGATGAACGTATGAAAACGATGCTACGAAAATTTGGACACAGAGGAAACTTAGAGCTCGATTTGGGAACAGAAAGATGGCGTGAGAACCCTAAATTTTTGATAGATCGAGTCAAGCAGTATATGAAGGATAGGGCGTATGAAAAAAACATTTCTGAAATCACATCGAAGGCAAAGGAAGCTGATGAGCTCATCGAGGAAATATATGAAGCTGCGAAAGCCAAAAGAGGGAAACGTTACGCTGTCAGACTAAAGAAAATGATGCAGACCTATAGAACGGCAGCAGGGATGAGAGAATATCCGAAGTTTAATATCGTTCAGGGTCTTGACGTGGCCCGTCAAATGCTTCTTGAGGTTGGTGTACACATGAAGAATGAAGGCGTTTTGGAGAATGAAAATGATATTTTCTACTTGCACAGGGATGAGATTCTAAATGCGTGTGAAAGAAAAGCTCAGCTTGATGTAAAAGCCCTTATCAATTCAGCAAAGGACAACTATGAAAAGGAAATGAAAAGAAACTGTATTCCAAGGTTTGTCCTCAATACCGGAGAAACCTATTATTCGGGAAAAGTGTTGTCAGATAAAGGTAATGTGCTTCAGGGGATTCCACTTTCATCAGGAGTTTATGAAGGCAGGATTCGAATTGTGACAGATCCAAATGATTCCAATCTGCTGGAGGGAGAAGTTATGGTAGCAGAGAGCACTAATCCAGCATGGACACCTCTTTTCATGACAGCGAAAGCCCTGATAATGGAGTATGGCGGGCCACTCAGCCATGGTGGGATTGTAGCGAGGGAATATGGGATTCCTGCAGTGGTGGGGATTTCCATGCAGAACAAATTGCTTAGAAATGGACAACTGGTTCGAGTTAATGGCAATACAGGTCATGTTGAAATTTTGGAATAG